A part of Neodiprion pinetum isolate iyNeoPine1 chromosome 4, iyNeoPine1.2, whole genome shotgun sequence genomic DNA contains:
- the LOC124218265 gene encoding uro-adherence factor A isoform X3: MSEREQKDRDNDSDRIDDAVDPRVQIELERLNTATDDINKLEVDLDEARATFRQLLCESTVKIDALAKKLGACIEKSRPYYDSRFKAKEALQETQKAAIRFERANSQHAAAKEMVYLAEEGLRTEGRCFDHAWQEMLNHATSRVNESEHERALSEVEHRQTTAAYHRAEHNVQRLQRELKRAIAKSRPYYEMKAQFNQMLDEQKLRVGILERSVADAKMTYAEALRNLERISDEIHRTRKYDGSDYLGNRTGDSSHYSSNQTNTATPTDSSKTGSPDSTDYTSDEYLRLPERMGPHPPCLLPTRPDNDPNSEYLGLSNLNLSSTEPRKYIKRDRPRSIAAMDVKHINAMPNKSSTSTPQLSDLSSSSGREKKLKIISPQDSEKKKKVNGVLQNGDEWTEISLNNSPEENCYNNETYSDEDDPIPYKPLPTDFSPEAVNSTIPDSVIQPVKEEQIRKKLVTQQSLPAISRVHDVTINDDKKSEVTRSPSMKSRAKLDSSLANWISRSSAAGDASCSSSTSSSRRQSLDILWSGGTGERVKELLNQGMMMLNISSLTERRSSEPKATEKDKEKADKAEKAEAKGKKVPSPLEKSMSYLNPEEETSDSESLASVEMLTEDQISSLMMEQDMNVVCQEILGTPLVEVCPLLQQLQEQQ, translated from the exons ATGAGCGAACGGGAGCAGAAGGATCGAGATAATGATTCCGACCGAATCGACGATGCGGTGGATCCCAGAGTTCAG ATCGAATTGGAGCGTCTCAATACCGCCACAGATGATATAAACAAACTGGAAGTCGACTTAGAC GAAGCGAGAGCAACTTTTAGGCAGTTACTGTGCGAATCTACAGTGAAGATTGACGCACTTGCTAAAAAGCTCGGCGCTTGTATTGAAAAGTCGCGACCCTATTATGATTCAAGATTCAAGGCAAAAGAG GCTCTGCAGGAGACGCAAAAGGCAGCGATCAGGTTCGAAAGAGCCAACAGTCAGCACGCCGCCGCCAAAGAAATGGTCTACCTTGCTGAAGAAGGGCTGAGAACAGAAGGCAGATGCTTTGATCACGCTTGGCAG GAAATGCTGAACCACGCAACTTCCAGAGTGAACGAATCGGAACACGAAAGAGCATTGTCAGAGGTTGAGCACAGGCAAACAACAGCTGCGTATCACAGAGCAGAGCACAATGTTCAGAGGCTTCAGAGGGAATTAAAACGTGCCATAGCCAAGTCGAG GCCGTACTACGAAATGAAGGCTCAGTTCAACCAAATGCTGGACGAACAAAAATTGCGGGTCGGAATTCTGGAGAGATCGGTAGCTGATGCCAAAATGACATACGCCGAAGCATTGCGGAATTTGGAACGAATTAGCGATGAAATTCACAGG ACACGGAAATACGACGGGTCCGATTATCTTGGAAATCGAACCGGAGACTCATCGCATTATTCCTCGAACCAAACGAATACTGCTACACCAACAGACTCGAGCAAAACCGGATCACCAGATAGCACGGATTACACGAGCGATGAGTATTTGAGATTGCCGGAAAGAATGGGACCACATCCTCCCTGCCTGCTGCCGACGAGG CCTGATAACGACCCCAATTCAGAATACTTAGGCTTAAGTAATTTGAACCTGTCGTCAACGGAGCCTAGGAAATACATAAAACGAGACAGGCCTCGAAGTATTGCGGCAATGGACGTGAAACATATCAACGCAATGCCGAACAAGTCGAGCACGTCAACGCCACAGCTATCGGACCTATCGTCGAGTTcgggaagagaaaaaaagctgaaaataatatcgcCCCAGGATtcggagaagaaaaagaaggtgAACGGGGTTTTACAAAACGGTGATGAGTGGACGGAAATTAGCCTGAACAATTCACCTGAAGAAAATTGCTACAACAATGAAACTTACTCGGACGAGGACGACCCCATACCCTACAAACCGCTGCCAACTGACTTTAGCCCTGAGGCTGTAAACTCGACGATCCCGGACAGTGTAATTCAGCCGGTTAAAGAGGAACAGATTCGCAAGAAACTAGTTACACAACAATCTTTACCTGCCATATCCAGAGTCCACGACGTCACGATCAACGATGATAAGAAATCGGAGGTTACGAGGAGCCCATCAATGAAAAGTCGAGCCAAACTCGACTCGAGCTTGGCAAACTGGATTTCCAGGAGTTCGGCCGCCGGAGACGCAAGCTGCAGTAGTTCTA CTAGTTCAAGCCGTCGACAGTCTTTGGACATCTTGTGGAGTGGTGGGACGGGCGAGCGTGTCAAAGAATTGCTGAATCAAGGAATGATGATGCTCAACATATCCAGCCTAACTGAACGACGATCGAGTGAACCCAAGGCGACTGAAAAGGACAAGGAAAAGGCAGACAAGGCTGAAAAGGCCGAGGCTAAGGGAAAGAAGGTGCCAAGTCCGCTCGAGAAAAGTATGAGTTACCTTAACCCTGAGGAGGAGACGTCTGACAGTGAAAGTCTGGCCAG TGTTGAAATGCTGACCGAAGATCAGATATCTTCGCTCATGATGGAACAAGATATGAACGTAGTTTGCCAAGAGATCCTTGGTACTCCGTTGGTAGAAGTTTGTCCGTTGCTCCAGCAGCTCCAGGAGCAGCAATAA
- the LOC124218265 gene encoding uncharacterized protein isoform X1 encodes MSEREQKDRDNDSDRIDDAVDPRVQIELERLNTATDDINKLEVDLDEARATFRQLLCESTVKIDALAKKLGACIEKSRPYYDSRFKAKEALQETQKAAIRFERANSQHAAAKEMVYLAEEGLRTEGRCFDHAWQEMLNHATSRVNESEHERALSEVEHRQTTAAYHRAEHNVQRLQRELKRAIAKSSMGARRSLLLINSIAYRHNLLMLPYYEMKAQFNQMLDEQKLRVGILERSVADAKMTYAEALRNLERISDEIHRTRKYDGSDYLGNRTGDSSHYSSNQTNTATPTDSSKTGSPDSTDYTSDEYLRLPERMGPHPPCLLPTRPDNDPNSEYLGLSNLNLSSTEPRKYIKRDRPRSIAAMDVKHINAMPNKSSTSTPQLSDLSSSSGREKKLKIISPQDSEKKKKVNGVLQNGDEWTEISLNNSPEENCYNNETYSDEDDPIPYKPLPTDFSPEAVNSTIPDSVIQPVKEEQIRKKLVTQQSLPAISRVHDVTINDDKKSEVTRSPSMKSRAKLDSSLANWISRSSAAGDASCSSSTSSSRRQSLDILWSGGTGERVKELLNQGMMMLNISSLTERRSSEPKATEKDKEKADKAEKAEAKGKKVPSPLEKSMSYLNPEEETSDSESLASVEMLTEDQISSLMMEQDMNVVCQEILGTPLVEVCPLLQQLQEQQ; translated from the exons ATGAGCGAACGGGAGCAGAAGGATCGAGATAATGATTCCGACCGAATCGACGATGCGGTGGATCCCAGAGTTCAG ATCGAATTGGAGCGTCTCAATACCGCCACAGATGATATAAACAAACTGGAAGTCGACTTAGAC GAAGCGAGAGCAACTTTTAGGCAGTTACTGTGCGAATCTACAGTGAAGATTGACGCACTTGCTAAAAAGCTCGGCGCTTGTATTGAAAAGTCGCGACCCTATTATGATTCAAGATTCAAGGCAAAAGAG GCTCTGCAGGAGACGCAAAAGGCAGCGATCAGGTTCGAAAGAGCCAACAGTCAGCACGCCGCCGCCAAAGAAATGGTCTACCTTGCTGAAGAAGGGCTGAGAACAGAAGGCAGATGCTTTGATCACGCTTGGCAG GAAATGCTGAACCACGCAACTTCCAGAGTGAACGAATCGGAACACGAAAGAGCATTGTCAGAGGTTGAGCACAGGCAAACAACAGCTGCGTATCACAGAGCAGAGCACAATGTTCAGAGGCTTCAGAGGGAATTAAAACGTGCCATAGCCAAGTCGAG TATGGGTGCACGCCGCAGCTTACTTCTGATAAACAGTATCGCCTACAGGCACAACTTGCTCATGTT GCCGTACTACGAAATGAAGGCTCAGTTCAACCAAATGCTGGACGAACAAAAATTGCGGGTCGGAATTCTGGAGAGATCGGTAGCTGATGCCAAAATGACATACGCCGAAGCATTGCGGAATTTGGAACGAATTAGCGATGAAATTCACAGG ACACGGAAATACGACGGGTCCGATTATCTTGGAAATCGAACCGGAGACTCATCGCATTATTCCTCGAACCAAACGAATACTGCTACACCAACAGACTCGAGCAAAACCGGATCACCAGATAGCACGGATTACACGAGCGATGAGTATTTGAGATTGCCGGAAAGAATGGGACCACATCCTCCCTGCCTGCTGCCGACGAGG CCTGATAACGACCCCAATTCAGAATACTTAGGCTTAAGTAATTTGAACCTGTCGTCAACGGAGCCTAGGAAATACATAAAACGAGACAGGCCTCGAAGTATTGCGGCAATGGACGTGAAACATATCAACGCAATGCCGAACAAGTCGAGCACGTCAACGCCACAGCTATCGGACCTATCGTCGAGTTcgggaagagaaaaaaagctgaaaataatatcgcCCCAGGATtcggagaagaaaaagaaggtgAACGGGGTTTTACAAAACGGTGATGAGTGGACGGAAATTAGCCTGAACAATTCACCTGAAGAAAATTGCTACAACAATGAAACTTACTCGGACGAGGACGACCCCATACCCTACAAACCGCTGCCAACTGACTTTAGCCCTGAGGCTGTAAACTCGACGATCCCGGACAGTGTAATTCAGCCGGTTAAAGAGGAACAGATTCGCAAGAAACTAGTTACACAACAATCTTTACCTGCCATATCCAGAGTCCACGACGTCACGATCAACGATGATAAGAAATCGGAGGTTACGAGGAGCCCATCAATGAAAAGTCGAGCCAAACTCGACTCGAGCTTGGCAAACTGGATTTCCAGGAGTTCGGCCGCCGGAGACGCAAGCTGCAGTAGTTCTA CTAGTTCAAGCCGTCGACAGTCTTTGGACATCTTGTGGAGTGGTGGGACGGGCGAGCGTGTCAAAGAATTGCTGAATCAAGGAATGATGATGCTCAACATATCCAGCCTAACTGAACGACGATCGAGTGAACCCAAGGCGACTGAAAAGGACAAGGAAAAGGCAGACAAGGCTGAAAAGGCCGAGGCTAAGGGAAAGAAGGTGCCAAGTCCGCTCGAGAAAAGTATGAGTTACCTTAACCCTGAGGAGGAGACGTCTGACAGTGAAAGTCTGGCCAG TGTTGAAATGCTGACCGAAGATCAGATATCTTCGCTCATGATGGAACAAGATATGAACGTAGTTTGCCAAGAGATCCTTGGTACTCCGTTGGTAGAAGTTTGTCCGTTGCTCCAGCAGCTCCAGGAGCAGCAATAA
- the LOC124218265 gene encoding uncharacterized protein isoform X2: MVEQIGTILPGERFKAEELIELERLNTATDDINKLEVDLDEARATFRQLLCESTVKIDALAKKLGACIEKSRPYYDSRFKAKEALQETQKAAIRFERANSQHAAAKEMVYLAEEGLRTEGRCFDHAWQEMLNHATSRVNESEHERALSEVEHRQTTAAYHRAEHNVQRLQRELKRAIAKSSMGARRSLLLINSIAYRHNLLMLPYYEMKAQFNQMLDEQKLRVGILERSVADAKMTYAEALRNLERISDEIHRTRKYDGSDYLGNRTGDSSHYSSNQTNTATPTDSSKTGSPDSTDYTSDEYLRLPERMGPHPPCLLPTRPDNDPNSEYLGLSNLNLSSTEPRKYIKRDRPRSIAAMDVKHINAMPNKSSTSTPQLSDLSSSSGREKKLKIISPQDSEKKKKVNGVLQNGDEWTEISLNNSPEENCYNNETYSDEDDPIPYKPLPTDFSPEAVNSTIPDSVIQPVKEEQIRKKLVTQQSLPAISRVHDVTINDDKKSEVTRSPSMKSRAKLDSSLANWISRSSAAGDASCSSSTSSSRRQSLDILWSGGTGERVKELLNQGMMMLNISSLTERRSSEPKATEKDKEKADKAEKAEAKGKKVPSPLEKSMSYLNPEEETSDSESLASVEMLTEDQISSLMMEQDMNVVCQEILGTPLVEVCPLLQQLQEQQ, encoded by the exons ATGGTCGAGCAAATTGGTACGATTCTGCCGGGAGAACGTTTCAAAGCGGAAGAATTG ATCGAATTGGAGCGTCTCAATACCGCCACAGATGATATAAACAAACTGGAAGTCGACTTAGAC GAAGCGAGAGCAACTTTTAGGCAGTTACTGTGCGAATCTACAGTGAAGATTGACGCACTTGCTAAAAAGCTCGGCGCTTGTATTGAAAAGTCGCGACCCTATTATGATTCAAGATTCAAGGCAAAAGAG GCTCTGCAGGAGACGCAAAAGGCAGCGATCAGGTTCGAAAGAGCCAACAGTCAGCACGCCGCCGCCAAAGAAATGGTCTACCTTGCTGAAGAAGGGCTGAGAACAGAAGGCAGATGCTTTGATCACGCTTGGCAG GAAATGCTGAACCACGCAACTTCCAGAGTGAACGAATCGGAACACGAAAGAGCATTGTCAGAGGTTGAGCACAGGCAAACAACAGCTGCGTATCACAGAGCAGAGCACAATGTTCAGAGGCTTCAGAGGGAATTAAAACGTGCCATAGCCAAGTCGAG TATGGGTGCACGCCGCAGCTTACTTCTGATAAACAGTATCGCCTACAGGCACAACTTGCTCATGTT GCCGTACTACGAAATGAAGGCTCAGTTCAACCAAATGCTGGACGAACAAAAATTGCGGGTCGGAATTCTGGAGAGATCGGTAGCTGATGCCAAAATGACATACGCCGAAGCATTGCGGAATTTGGAACGAATTAGCGATGAAATTCACAGG ACACGGAAATACGACGGGTCCGATTATCTTGGAAATCGAACCGGAGACTCATCGCATTATTCCTCGAACCAAACGAATACTGCTACACCAACAGACTCGAGCAAAACCGGATCACCAGATAGCACGGATTACACGAGCGATGAGTATTTGAGATTGCCGGAAAGAATGGGACCACATCCTCCCTGCCTGCTGCCGACGAGG CCTGATAACGACCCCAATTCAGAATACTTAGGCTTAAGTAATTTGAACCTGTCGTCAACGGAGCCTAGGAAATACATAAAACGAGACAGGCCTCGAAGTATTGCGGCAATGGACGTGAAACATATCAACGCAATGCCGAACAAGTCGAGCACGTCAACGCCACAGCTATCGGACCTATCGTCGAGTTcgggaagagaaaaaaagctgaaaataatatcgcCCCAGGATtcggagaagaaaaagaaggtgAACGGGGTTTTACAAAACGGTGATGAGTGGACGGAAATTAGCCTGAACAATTCACCTGAAGAAAATTGCTACAACAATGAAACTTACTCGGACGAGGACGACCCCATACCCTACAAACCGCTGCCAACTGACTTTAGCCCTGAGGCTGTAAACTCGACGATCCCGGACAGTGTAATTCAGCCGGTTAAAGAGGAACAGATTCGCAAGAAACTAGTTACACAACAATCTTTACCTGCCATATCCAGAGTCCACGACGTCACGATCAACGATGATAAGAAATCGGAGGTTACGAGGAGCCCATCAATGAAAAGTCGAGCCAAACTCGACTCGAGCTTGGCAAACTGGATTTCCAGGAGTTCGGCCGCCGGAGACGCAAGCTGCAGTAGTTCTA CTAGTTCAAGCCGTCGACAGTCTTTGGACATCTTGTGGAGTGGTGGGACGGGCGAGCGTGTCAAAGAATTGCTGAATCAAGGAATGATGATGCTCAACATATCCAGCCTAACTGAACGACGATCGAGTGAACCCAAGGCGACTGAAAAGGACAAGGAAAAGGCAGACAAGGCTGAAAAGGCCGAGGCTAAGGGAAAGAAGGTGCCAAGTCCGCTCGAGAAAAGTATGAGTTACCTTAACCCTGAGGAGGAGACGTCTGACAGTGAAAGTCTGGCCAG TGTTGAAATGCTGACCGAAGATCAGATATCTTCGCTCATGATGGAACAAGATATGAACGTAGTTTGCCAAGAGATCCTTGGTACTCCGTTGGTAGAAGTTTGTCCGTTGCTCCAGCAGCTCCAGGAGCAGCAATAA